A segment of the Ischnura elegans chromosome 13 unlocalized genomic scaffold, ioIscEleg1.1 SUPER_13_unloc_1, whole genome shotgun sequence genome:
ccgtgtaaacagttgttttcattgtagttgccgaagttgtttcatttcgtgccagtaatatttaatatttgtcgttatcgctcgcttaatgctatatctcaatagtactctatttatttcaaaccgttatcaaagttaatacttaggctgaacaTTTGTAGAcctatcttgtttttaagccgtgtttactagacatttttctgtcatctgtttcactgagtgtagatgatgtatgagagtagatatttttaatactttgttctacttttgtccgggacggttataaagttaagaagatatttgctgttgatggaaaagatgttggtttagaggtcttgtcgatttatgaacttgcgtaatgtgagtcgtatttttgtggcgggccagcgcattcccacctcgtacgtataaaaggtagaattgtcgttaattcgtatgatataaattatgtttaaatgtgttctataagtcctatgatagccgttgtatttcacaaatgtcgtgttgaaaactctgtgacaacctcatcgattgttttgttccggcataatacaaccaataagataccataggcataaacttcgtatgtccggcatacatacagggataatctatacgaatattagtgtagatgcaaatggtgagtttgtggtaggattcaagcagtTACGATGCagtgcaaatgaacaaatacatGTAAAGAGTTACTCAATAGCCAAGActgccgtggaatagccctgcagatgacaactaaatgtgttgtttcccaccaggtggctctgttatcaacttgtgcgaatgcatgaacgaaattagaacaggttctattttccgttcacgcgttcatgcatttgtacattttggggtggttacacggtgaatttttccgttcattttcgcgttcatacatttagacattaacccgtacgggttaatgcaccgtgtaaccaggccttaaggaaCAGTTATTCAATTAAGAATGAACATTATTCAAAGTCTGTCTCATTGTTGAAAGAAATAACAAAGTGTTCATTGCTGTGTATGTCTGGAAGAAAGttctatattgtaaaaaaatcgtttattaaaataatactgatTCTATGTGCATTCATGATTAATGAGTTGATTCCTACTTTCAGCCTTTGTTTACAGAGGACGAAAAACTGATTGGTAATTCTAAAATGACCAATGACTCTATGACTGAGGTTATAGGTGAGTAAACTCTAGGTCTTGCTATTATATATGCGTGGAGAGGTTGTTGTAACATTTTTGAAGCATGTAGAACCTAAGTTAGTCACCCATGTGTAAGttttgtttaatttagtttacATGTCTCTTAAATATGAGAGAACGTTTATGTTTACATTTGTGTGGTCTAGATTTCTAATAATATGAAGTGTAATATATTCTATAGAAATGTTATAATTtccttcaacatttatttatagtataagtccttttaatgtaaaatattttgttctgctGAAGTCGATCAATTTTTGACTTATATTGgctactaaaatttcatttatatttagtgACATACTGCATTTATGGCAGTGAAAGATTCAAATAAGATCTCCACTCTAGTTCAGTCAATGGACTTCAACAAATGAGTTCTTTATGACTGGtgttatagacaaaaatttctaattaataatGATCCATTACGAGTGCTTAGCATGGGAAACCAGTGCCTGTACAAATAAGGGTGGTATTTATATAAAACATGTGGGTGGAATTCGGTGAAATGACTGAATTAAATTGTTTCCGACTTCTTTTGGTAGAAATGTGATTTGTCCATGTTGAAATATACAACACCAGTGGTATTTTTCACTCATTTATGTACTACTCCAATGCCTAttttttgcctagttttgacactcAAATGTCATTCTGAATTCTTTCCCGCCTGCGTCTACtgaaggaaaacgttttctgtgctatgggtagcataagaatatttgaaacctctctgTGCGGAGTTCTTTTTTGGGGTTGAGTTACcctggttttctttttttatttgggaCCCAACCGGTCCCAAataagaagaaagagaaaacCAGGGTacatattgatattatttatattattaatacccgggtaaattatttgtattatttaagcATTGTTGGATTTTACATGGATTTCTagcattaattacagccaaattagTGATCACAAGTTACTGAGACTGTAAGTCCAGAAGTGGTATTAGCATATCGAACTTATAAAATTAGCATGGACTTTGGAACCCACTCtgtcttatttatttttgtgggGTTGGCAATTGTGCTTGGCTACGTTTAACAGTGAATCATgtcagaaaatactttgtaacAGAAAGTAAGTAGATATATTATGGATTTCAGAAGTAAACGCCAGAAGACAAATCAATGCAGCTAAGATGCagcacaactcaattttaataacttatgTGTAGCAGCTTGctgttattgataaaaaaaattataatccctaatatttcaatatacttaTGTGGATCTCATCAGGAAGTTGATCGGGAAATGATTTAGATGGATATATGGTAGTCAACCTGGAAAAATGTAATCGCTACCCTTATAACTTTTTTTACTGTTATCCTCAAATGGACAAAAGGaggaagttatttaattttttacaaattttattttttttactcagacATACCTCTGATTGTAAACTAGACTTGATTCATGGTTGATGTATTCcttctttttcaacaaaaatgtgctgtgaattccaaaataaaaatgcagGAATTGTGGCCTCTTCCATGGCATATGTGATATCAGTTGCtaagtaatttatgaaaaatatttacttattggtGTCAAAAGTATTAGCTGCTAAAAGTAAACTGATATTGAAAAATCTGTAGCAACTTTAACattcaagaaattatataaaGCTTAAAGATTTTGATAATTGTTGTTCTCTCACATAGGAGGATAAGGCAACAGTATTTTTTCTTCaagtattttcaaaagaaaattttatgccattttaagTATATACTTAAGGAACATTATGATGTGTATAATCCATAACCACTGAACACACGTTTTTGTcgtttaaatgaatatattttttaaagggcatgatttcgtttttcttcagcaattttcaagcttgatatgacataatttttgatgcctGACTTTTCATTTTGGACAAAATTGTAGCAATAttgaaaaatccaaaaaagaCCGACATCTGATCTACTTGCATAGGAGTGAAAGGAAAGCATAATTCTCTCCTTAAGTattcctaaatgaaaaattattgtcattttaaaaatcagtttttggAACATTACAATATGCATAACACAAAATTACTGAACTCCTATTTGTCTTTTGAGTGAACAAATTTGTATAGGggatgatttcttttttcatcgACAATTTCAAGATAGTAATTATTATGGATGCCTGCCTTTCCTTAAGGAATAGTTATAGGAATATGTTTAGGAAGGAATAGGTTTCTATCTatcaaatggttaaaaaaaattagatctgTGAGTCCTAGattgtaatatgattttcttttctagggctgTCAACTCCTGACCAAGTGCTGGTAGAAACAACACCAACTTCATACCTGCTGGCAGAAAGAAATGTATGGAATGACCTTAACGATGACTGTATTGGTTCATCAGCCTCAGTGACACACATTCAATCCAAGACTGTGGCATCCCCATGTTGGGATGGAACGAGTGTGATGGACAAAGATTTGAAAGAAGGCATTGGTCATCATGCTGATAAGGTACTGCCtaactcaattcctgatgatggacaCAGTTATATGAAACACATTCCAGCATCTAGAAACAGTGGAAATGGAGTCACAATGAATGTTTTTGGGGGTAGAGGTGACGCACCAAATATCACTGATAGCCTTAGGTTAATCAGAGTAGGTGAAAGCAGAAGAAGTGGAGTTGAGGCGGTCAGGGGAGACAATGAAGCGATAAGTAATCGCTTCATAAAAAGTcctagaaatggtaaaaattcaaacgaaAACTTAAATTATTGCTCCCACTGCAGATATGGATTCAACACCAATGATCTGATCaaacacatggaaattcattctgGTACCAGCAATTTGGATCCTAATGATGAATCATCTATGGGAAAAGATGAGTCTTTTACAGTCCCCGCATCaagagaagaaagtaataattcttGTGAGTCGTCCACCTCCGAGACATTGATGGGGttgaaaaggaaaagacgagggcCGATGCAAAAAGTAAATACGCCTGTTTTAGAAATCTGTGGTGGAATTGGAGAGAGGAAAACTGCGGAACGAGTGGGAAGTTCTGATGGGGATGGGAAACCATACACGAAGAATATGTCCTCAGAGTCCACCACCTCTTGCGTGAGAAACCTCAGAAATGATGCGCTAGGAGGCGCAAAAGGAGGGCGTTTCAATTGCAGCGTCTGCAACAAGTCGTTCCGGCTGAGGAGCGGTCTTAGCAatcacatgcgttcgcacaaggaAAGAAAACGTTATCCGTGTACGATCTGCACAAAGTCTTTCGCTTCGAAGTCTCGCATAACCCAACACATGCGCACGCACACgaaagagaagcctttttcatgtagtgattgcgcgaagtctttctctcttaaatGCAACCTCATAACGCATTTGCGCACCCACAAGggggagaagcccttttcgtgcaattattgcgcaaaggctTTTGCTAGTAAGGCGAAACTCATACAACATTTGCGCacccacacaggggagaagcctttttcttgcaattattgcgcaaaggctTTCAGCATAAATGAGAAACTCATCCTACACttgcgtgtacacacaggggagaagccgttttcgtgcaattattgctcaAAGGCTTACACTGCAAAaaatgcactcgtccaacacatGCATAtgcacacaggggagaagcctttttcgtgcaattattgtgCGAAGGCTTTCAGTATAAAGGAGAAACTCATCCTACACTTGCGtctacacacaggggagaagcccttttcgtgcaattattgctcaaaggcttacactagaaaaaataCACTCATCCAACACATGTATacg
Coding sequences within it:
- the LOC124172560 gene encoding zinc finger protein 2 homolog — translated: MVATFFMLHDSAQSNRDLYEWAYGIPGGPVISHPMPCLPLLLSAQIIKEEEAANDNAASSASAKECIRDTIEETSQFACSVQMTEIYIPMQDGQLPRANIVKEEKEELLDEENYPAFISLNAVGTSSDAVDPLEVDDEPLFTEDEKLIGNSKMTNDSMTEVIGLSTPDQVLVETTPTSYLLAERNVWNDLNDDCIGSSASVTHIQSKTVASPCWDGTSVMDKDLKEGIGHHADKVLPNSIPDDGHSYMKHIPASRNSGNGVTMNVFGGRGDAPNITDSLRLIRVGESRRSGVEAVRGDNEAISNRFIKSPRNGKNSNENLNYCSHCRYGFNTNDLIKHMEIHSGTSNLDPNDESSMGKDESFTVPASREESNNSCESSTSETLMGLKRKRRGPMQKVNTPVLEICGGIGERKTAERVGSSDGDGKPYTKNMSSESTTSCVRNLRNDALGGAKGGRFNCSVCNKSFRLRSGLSNHMRSHKERKRYPCTICTKSFASKSRITQHMRTHTKEKPFSCSDCAKSFSLKCNLITHLRTHKGEKPFSCNYCAKAFASKAKLIQHLRTHTGEKPFSCNYCAKAFSINEKLILHLRVHTGEKPFSCNYCSKAYTAKNALVQHMHMHTGEKPFSCNYCAKAFSIKEKLILHLRLHTGEKPFSCNYCSKAYTRKNTLIQHMYTHTGEKPFSCNYCAKTFTRKDSLILHSRVHTGERPFTCEICSKSFASKSHITKHMRSHTQEKPFSCIDCAKSFSLKCSLMKHLRTHTGEKPFSCNHCAKAFARKDKLIQHSRVHTGEKPFSCKFCAKTFTR